Genomic window (Streptosporangium brasiliense):
GAGCGCAGCCCTTCCCTCTTGGCGGCCTCATCCGGCATTCCCATCGCCACCGCGATCTGCCCGGCCCGTATCGCCCGCCCGGCATCGGCCATGATCTCCACCGCGTCCCGGTACGCGCGCGGCAGCACCGCCGCCTTCATGCCGGGTCGCCAGTGCGGCACCGTCACCACACCCAGCACCGGCGGCTGTGCTGGCGGGCCGGTGCCGGCCGCGTCGGCGGCCTTTGCCTGTCCATTGGGCTCATCGAGCAGCTGGGCCGCTTCGCCCACGATTTCCTCGACGGTCTCCCGTGTGATCGTCAGCCGTGACAAGCGGTCCTGCTCGTCCCGCATCTGTGAGGTGAGCGCGGCGATCTGCTCGCGGATCTCCTCGATCCGCCGGCGGGCCGCGGCTTCGCGCCGTACCAGTTCCTCGAGCAACGAGCTCATCGTCACTACCGCCTCACGGGTCTGCACTCACAGTAAAAGGCAGTTAGTTCCCGGATCAAACAGTCATGTCTACAAAAGCCCAGCTCAGGCACTCACTGAGGGAGAGTCGCACCCCTCTCCTTACGCAGCCGCTCCAGCTCCAGTTGCTCGGGCGTCTTACGCGCCCGCGCGGAGCTCGCCGGACCGGCGGCGGTCAACTCGCCGTTGTCGCGCTGGCGACGCCACAGGTCGATGCTCGTGCTGTAGAGACCTTCGCGCTGCAGGACCCTGCCCTTCTCACCGTCCGGCGCGGCCTCGTACTCCGCGACGATCCGCAGCTTGTACTCGGCCGAGAAGTACCGCCGTCTGGGCCGGTCACCCCGAGGGCCGTCACCGCGTTGAAGGTCGTGGCTGGTCATGGTCACTGTGCTCGATACCCGTTCTCGCCCTGCTCATATCAGTTAAGGAACTTAGTCCCTGTTTGTCTCACTTGAGCTTGGCACAGAGGGAACCTTCACGAGGCGAGCTGATCACCCTTCACATGTCCGGCAGAGCAGAAAAAAGTTGATCGGGGCATGCTGTCGATTGCTTCCCCATTCAGGAAGGCCCTGCGCCCTTACGGCGGACAAAACGGTGACGACGCGAGCTGGATCTAAGCGCCAACAAGAACGGGCATGACTCCCTCGAGACTGGAGGCCTGCCCGTTCCTATACATCCTCGCGGCCTGAGCTATGTGGTGGTTCTGAAGGACGGCGATGGCCTTGCCCAGGCGACCGGCCTTGTTGGGGCAGCAGCGGAGTTTGCGCAGGATGCGCCAGCTTTGAGCTGGGCGTTCGCGCGTTCGCCAGGGCCGCGGAGCTTGGCCTGGGGGCGGTCGTCCGGGGTCACGAGCCCGTCCAGGCCCCACAGGTGCCGACGTAACCCGTCGGACCCTTGTTGCAGGCTCGGAAGTGCAGGTCGGAGTACAGGCCGACCGGAAGATCGTCCGTGGTGACCCCGATCGTGGCGTCGCCGGGCTCATAGCTTACGAAGGTGGTCGCGGAGTGGTTGGTCCACGTACCTCCGGAGTACCTGTACCCCTTGAACTGGAGCGCGCCGCCGTAGTCGCCGTAGTAGCAGTCGCTGTTATAACCGGTCAGCTGCCCACTCAGATACACCTTGTAGGCCTTCCGGCCGTTGTAGGTGTTGATATAGGTATAGGTGTAATCGAACGACGCCTGCACGCACCCGTTGCCGCTACTGACCGTGAAGTACGTCAGAGCGGAGCGGTTGGCGGACGCTGAGGCGGGGGCGGCGAGCGCGCCAGCGAGGGTCAGCGCGGCGGCCAGCGAGGCGACGCTGCGGGCGAGGCGAGTGCGGCGGATTTGCATGCGAGACTCCTACGTGGATAGCGAGGTCCGAACGAGGTGTCGCTTCTTGGAGCAAAGCAAGTCTAGATCGCCGGGATCTATGCCGTATGTCACGAGTCCATCACCATCCAGCGCATCACACGCGCTCTCGTGCTGATCGTGGCCGCCTACGAGCGTTCACCACCAGGGCGATGGGGATCTACTGACGCGCGCCAGGATCGACGCAGCTGAGGAAGCACCACTGGCTGGGGACCGGCTCGATCATGGTCCACAACTGGCCCACAACCTGCGAGCGTCAACGAGAACGGGCGGGACTCCGTGAGACTGGAGGCCCGTCCGTATCTACAATGTTCACCCTGGTCAGCAGTCAAAACTGCTGGTCAAGATCGTGTGCCCCCTGCAAGATTCGAACTTGCGCTCCTGGCTCCGGAGAGGGTTGCACCTTTCATAGGATAAGCCTCCCAACCTGGGCATACGTCGATTACCCTCCCCCGAGAGATGTACTTGGCCCACGACTGGCCCACGATCAGCGCTGAGGCACGGCCTACCTGGGAGATTCGGCCTGGATGACGGGTTCGGGGTTCGGGCCTGGGCAGGCTGAGGCGACGGCTTTACAGAGCCCTGGCTATCGAGCGATTACACGCGTCACCATCTGAAATGCTATGGAGGTGACTGCCCGAGCACCCGCGGCGACGCGTATACGACGCAGGCCCCTTCGCCAAGTTGCAACACTGACCTTTTTCATCCTCGTGCGGCCTGTGCGGCGCGGTGATTTTGGAGGACGGCGATGGCCTTGCACAGGTGGCCGGCCTTGCTGGGGCTGCTGCGTAGCTTTCGCAGGATGCGCCAGCTCTTGAGCTGGGCGTTCGCACGCTCGCCGGGTCCGCGTAGGCGGGCGTGTGAGCGGTTGGCCTGCTTTTGGGACTGGGGTTTGTTCTTGCCCTTGTACGGAGTGACGACCGGGCCCTCGGCCCCCTGATACGCCTTGTCGGCCAGGGTGATGATGCCGGCCTTCTCCAACGCGCGCAGGATGCCCCAGATCCGGGCGGCGGTGAGGTCATGGGTTCTGCCGGGCAGCGCGCCCGAGGTCCACAGGATCGTCCCGTCCGGTGTGGCGATGATCGGGACGTTCATCCCGTGCACGCGGTGCTTACCGGAGAAGTAGGGCCGATCGGCTGTCGCAGCCCCTCGATCCGACGCCGAGCCGCAGCCTCCCGCCGCGCCAGCTCCTCCAGCAACGAGCCCATCGCCATCACCGCCTTGCCTCAGACGGTAGGACGGTGATCGCTCACCCAACCAGGCCCCAACCACGAACCCCCAGCTCAGCCACTCCCTCAGAAGGAGCCGCACCCATATCCGTTGGACTTCCGGCCGAAGCCACGGGGACCCCGGTCTGCGGTGTCGGGCAGGAGGTAGTACTCCTCCAGCAGGGCGCGTGCGTCGTCGTTGTCGCTGACGGCGCAGTCCCAGATCACCTGCTCGCCGTCGCTGGTGACGTGGAAGGCGAAGAACGCGCAGCATGCCTTTTCGCGGGCGGCAGCGGCGGCTTCTACCCGTGACCGCGGTGGACGCAGAAGAGCTGGTCTTCGGTGCCGTAGGGTCCGCGGTAGGAGACGATGGCGGGGCCTTGAGCGCTCAGGTGGCCGGGCAGCCGGGTGTCGGGGCTCCAGTGGGCCGAGTTGAAGCTGGTCCACCACAGGCTCTGGCCGCCGGAGCCGCGGTGCACGCAGTACAGCCTGTTATTGAAGACGGCCAGGGCAGGGCCCTCCGCACTCCGGTGGGCGGGCAGCCGGCGGACGTGGTGCATCGGCGCGCCCAGCGCACGGCCCATCGCGTTGAACGACTCCCCGTCGCGCCGGCGCCGCCAGATCTCGTCTTGCTGAGCAGAGGAAAACCCGTAGTCCCGCTCACGTACCTCCATGGCCCGCATGATCATCCATAGGTGGTGGCCGTCGTCTGTGAGAAAACGTGATCCTGGAGCTCACGTGTTCGGCGGTGTGGGGCGCATGCCTTCGAGCAGGGTGGCCAGGTAACGGTGGGCGGTGTCGATCCGGTCGGTGGGGGTGCCGCCGTGGACGGTCACGGCGTGGGCGATGCCGCACATGAGCGGGACGAGGTCGGCCGCGGCGAGGTCGGGGCGGACGGCTCCGGCGTCGCGGGCCCGCTCGAGGAGTGTGGTGCCGGCCGACGCGAGCGACTTCTTGAGTTCCGTGGTGCGCGGCAGGGTGTCCGTGGTCGCGGCGGCGACCGGGGGCAGGGCGGCGTCGGTGACCTGTGCTTCGACGATGCGGGACAGGAAGCCCTCCAGCGCCCGCCAGGGGTCGGCGTCGGCCAAAGCCTGCTCGCCATGCGCGGCCAGGGCTTCCAGGCAGGGAGCGGCGACGGTCTCCAGTAGTGCCTCGGGGGTGGCGAAGTGCCGGTAGACCGTGGCGACCCCGAGGCCTGCCCGGCGCGCGACGTCGTTGAGCTGCAACGCGGTGCCCTGGTCGACCAGGTCGCGGGCGGTGGCGACGATCCGCTCCCAGTTGCGGGCGGCGTCTTTGCGCAGCTGTGTGGTCGTCATGTGGGAAGAATCCAGGTTGCTCGTCTTGGTTCACAGGCTCGTCGTCTGATCATATGCGGGCGTTCCCGGGAGACCTGGCTGTCGGGCGGTGGGCGGGCTGCCTGGCCCGCCCACCGCAGGCTGTCAGCGCGCGTCGTGCTCCTGGCCGAGGAAGCCGATGATGATCTCCAGCTACTGGTTCGACGGTCATGGTTGTGTCCTCATGCGGAACGGGCGAACGGGGAGCGGTGGGAGTTCGGCGTGTTTCCCGAGAGAGCGACGGGAGCGCGCCGGCGCTGGTCGTGTGACCGGCGGGCGGCCGGGGGCGCACCTGCCGATGGTCATGCATCCGCTCTGGCCGCAGGCGCGTGGGTCTCGCTGAGCAGGTGTACGGCCTCGGCGATGCGGCGGTCGGTCGCCGCACGGAACGGGGCGACGGGGTGTGCCTGGGGCCCGATGACGAGGCCGGTCCGGCCGGTCAGCGCGTGGTCGGTGGCGGCGGTGATCGAGGGCCTGGCCGCCGCGGACGCCGGACCGGAGGTGGAGCGTTCGAACTTGCGGCGTACCAGCGGCCACAGCAGCCGCAGGGCAGGAGAGACGATCTTCGGGTCGGTCAGGGTGCCGTTGGTCATGTCGGTCGCGGCGCCTCCGGGATCGGCGGCGAAGACCGACACGCCTGTGCCGTCCAGCCGCCTCGCCAGGTCGAGCGTGTAGGCGAGGTTGGCGAGCTTGGCGCGGCCGTACCAGTGGAAGCCGTAGTAGCCGCCTGGCGGCTCGACCGCGTCGAACACCCGCTTGGCGACGCCGACCGCGCCCGAGGTCACGTTCACGATCCTGCTCGGCGCCCCGGCGGTGAGCGTGGGCAGCAGTAGTTCGGTCAGCAGATACGGCGAGAGGTGGTTGACGACGAACGACGCCTCGACGCCCCCCAGGTCCGCGCGCTCGGCGAACATCGCCCCAACGTTGTTGACCAGCACCGTCAACGGTTTCCCCGACGCGGCGTGGTCGGCGGCGATGCTGTCGGCCAGCGCGCGGACCTGGTCGAGCGAGGCGAGGTCGGCGGACAGGAACCGGCCGGGGTGCGCCGGTTGCGTCGCGTTGATCCGCTCAACCGCCCTGGCTCCCCGGTCGGCGTCGCGCCCGACCACAGTGACCGCGAATCCTGCGGCGGCCAGCCCCAGCGCGGTCTCCAGGCCGATGCCCCCCGTGCCGGCCGTGACCACAGCTGTCTTCATCATGAGCCCCTCCACCCAGATAACCGGATAGTTCATCCGCCTAGGTGGGACAGTACCACAATCGGATGAACTATCCGTTTAATGCTTCGACCGGTGATGACAGTCGGCCACGAAGGGGCCCGGCAGTAATCGCGGAAAATCCAGTGGATATACCCCTGACCTGCCCTGATGTGAGGGCGCCGCAGGACTGGTGCGCCGGTCGGTGGGTGCGGTGGACTGGACCGAGGATGCCGCCGACCTTGCCCAGATGCTCCAGATCGACGCTGGTCGGCGATATTCGTTGGATTTTCGGCGAGCACTACCGGGACCCCATGACACCGGGGCGATGCCGATCCCGGATCAAGGGCGAGGACGTGTGGAACAGCTACCCGGCGGCTGGGGACACGCTCGGGAGCGGAGGGCCGGTCTGTGGCCCTCCACTCGGGTCGGCGTCACTCAGGGTGACGTAGCTGTGCGTGATCGGCTCCGTTGTCAGGCAGGAGTTTCCCCCGCATCGGGCCTTTCATCTGCCTACCCAAGCATCTGCCTACCAAGAAGGCGGGCGTTCCCGACGATCGAGGGAGTCGGCAGGTGCGGGTGGTGCCGTTCGCTTCGCGGCGGGCGGGCCGCTGATGAATGGCCGGATCTTCTGCGATCAAGCGGGCCTGCGCGCTTGAACGGTGTGCACGGTGAAGGACACCGCCCGGAAAACGGGATGGACGATCGCCGCACGGGCCGCCTCGAGGTCCGATTCCGTCAGACCGTGTGCCAGCAGGGCCGGCTCCAGATGCCGGCTGTTGCTGAGCAGCAGCGCCGCCCCGGCTGAATCCGGTCCCCATACCTCGCTGTGACACTGTGGGTCGACATCGGTGAACCCGGCATCGGTGAGGGCGGCGGCGACCTGCGGGCCCCAGGACGGGTCGGCGCCGGCCGCGCGCAGGACGCCGACGAGCCCGAGGAGATAGGCGTGGTAGGCCTTGGCGTCCTGCGGTGTCGCCGCGGTGAGGATCGGCCAGTGTGTGGTGTCGATCTCATCGATCTGGATGACTCCACCTGGCTTGAGCGCGGCGAGGAGCTTGCGGAGAACCTGGTGGCGCTCGGGGAGGTGGCTGAGGACCAGACGGGCGTGGATCAGATCGAAGGCATCGTCCAGCAGCGGATCGGTGGTCACATCATGCCTGGCCACGGTGAGACCGGGAACGTCGGGGATGAGTTGCGGCTGGATGTCGGTGGCGAGCACGCGGCCGGTGGGGGCGACGCGTTCGGCGAGCCAGACGGCGACGCTGCCGCCGCCGGCGCCTATCTCCAGGCATTCCCAGCCATCGGTGATCGCGGTCTGTTCGAGGCGCTGGAAGGTGCCGGGATCCAGTAGCCGGGCGAGACTGTCGTGCTGGCCTCCGGCGTGGGCGTTGGCGTTGTCGAAGGCGTAGGCGGGACGGGCGCCATCAGACCGGTGGGTCATGGATCTCTTTCGCTAGGGGACGGTCGCTGGATGGTCGGTCGCGGCGGCCGGGTCCGGCGAGCGATCGTCGGCGCACGTCCGGGAGGTCGATCGCTGCCATCAGCGGTGCCGCAAAAGGAGAATCGGGTGTCTCTACGCTAACCGATCTTGACGTCTCCCTGGCGGGTCGGCAGCTGTCCGGAGGCGGTGCTGGTGATCGGCGGGACTTTGGGCCCGTGGTGCCGGTGCGGGCCGCGGATGCTGTGTGAGAGCGCCGGCCGGTCGGAAGAGATCTTGGGCGTGAACATCGAGGACCTGGACTTCGCCGGACGCCGATGTCAGGTCAAGGCCAATGTCAGGTCAAGGCCAAAGGTGCGCGGACCAAGGCCCGCCGGCGCGGCCAGGTGCGTGAAGACTCCGTGCTGGAAAACCTCTACTGGGACGCCGGCACCGCCCGGCTGCCGCCCCGCCTGCTGCCCCGCCTGTTCAAGGGCCGCATCCGCGGCCCGGTGTTCCTCCCCCACCGCCGCCCCGGCCCCGGGAAGGCGGTCGACGCGCGAGACGTGTGCCCCGACACCGGCTTGGTCCGGCTGTCGTATGGGCAGGCCCGTGCCCTGCTGGATGAGCACACCGCCATCGGCGGGCCGGGCACAGGCTGGGATCTGCACGAGTTCCGCCACTCGGCCCTGAGGCGCCTCGGGCAGGCCGGAGCGAGCCTGCTGATGCTGATGGCCAAGTCGCGGCATAAGAAGCCGGAGAACCTGCGCCGCTACTTCAAGCCCTCCCCAGAAGCCATCGCCGAGCTCACCAGCTTGCTCGCGCCCGGCGACACCGGGCGCTGAG
Coding sequences:
- a CDS encoding transposase; its protein translation is MTSHDLQRGDGPRGDRPRRRYFSAEYKLRIVAEYEAAPDGEKGRVLQREGLYSTSIDLWRRQRDNGELTAAGPASSARARKTPEQLELERLRKERGATLPQ
- a CDS encoding transposase family protein produces the protein MRLLLREWLSWGFVVGAWLGERSPSYRLRQGGDGDGLVAGGAGAAGGCGSASDRGAATADRPYFSGKHRVHGMNVPIIATPDGTILWTSGALPGRTHDLTAARIWGILRALEKAGIITLADKAYQGAEGPVVTPYKGKNKPQSQKQANRSHARLRGPGERANAQLKSWRILRKLRSSPSKAGHLCKAIAVLQNHRAAQAARG
- a CDS encoding TetR/AcrR family transcriptional regulator; its protein translation is MTTTQLRKDAARNWERIVATARDLVDQGTALQLNDVARRAGLGVATVYRHFATPEALLETVAAPCLEALAAHGEQALADADPWRALEGFLSRIVEAQVTDAALPPVAAATTDTLPRTTELKKSLASAGTTLLERARDAGAVRPDLAAADLVPLMCGIAHAVTVHGGTPTDRIDTAHRYLATLLEGMRPTPPNT
- a CDS encoding SDR family NAD(P)-dependent oxidoreductase, with the translated sequence MMKTAVVTAGTGGIGLETALGLAAAGFAVTVVGRDADRGARAVERINATQPAHPGRFLSADLASLDQVRALADSIAADHAASGKPLTVLVNNVGAMFAERADLGGVEASFVVNHLSPYLLTELLLPTLTAGAPSRIVNVTSGAVGVAKRVFDAVEPPGGYYGFHWYGRAKLANLAYTLDLARRLDGTGVSVFAADPGGAATDMTNGTLTDPKIVSPALRLLWPLVRRKFERSTSGPASAAARPSITAATDHALTGRTGLVIGPQAHPVAPFRAATDRRIAEAVHLLSETHAPAARADA
- a CDS encoding class I SAM-dependent methyltransferase, whose translation is MTHRSDGARPAYAFDNANAHAGGQHDSLARLLDPGTFQRLEQTAITDGWECLEIGAGGGSVAVWLAERVAPTGRVLATDIQPQLIPDVPGLTVARHDVTTDPLLDDAFDLIHARLVLSHLPERHQVLRKLLAALKPGGVIQIDEIDTTHWPILTAATPQDAKAYHAYLLGLVGVLRAAGADPSWGPQVAAALTDAGFTDVDPQCHSEVWGPDSAGAALLLSNSRHLEPALLAHGLTESDLEAARAAIVHPVFRAVSFTVHTVQARRPA